A stretch of the Arvicola amphibius chromosome 8, mArvAmp1.2, whole genome shotgun sequence genome encodes the following:
- the LOC119820801 gene encoding translocon-associated protein subunit gamma-like, with product MAPKGGSKQQSEEDLLLQDFSHNLSAKSSVLFFGNAFIVSTIPIWLYWRIWHMDLIQSAVLYSVMTLVSTYLVAFAYKNVKFVLKHKVAQKREDAVSKEVTQKLSEADNRKMSRKEKDERILWKKNEVADYEATTFSIFYNNTLFLGLVIVASFFILKNFNPTVNYILSISASSGLIALLSTGSK from the coding sequence ATGGCTCCTAAAGGCGGCTCCAAGCAGCAGTCCGAGGAGGACTTGCTCCTTCAGGACTTCAGCCACAACCTATCGGCCAAGTCGTCGGTGCTCTTCTTTGGCAACGCCTTCATCGTGTCTACCATCCCCATCTGGTTGTATTGGCGGATATGGCATATGGATCTTATCCagtctgctgttctctacagtgTGATGACATTAGTAAGCACTTACCTAGTAGCCTTTGCATACAAGAATGTAAAATTTGTCCTCAAGCACAAAGTAGCACAGAAGAGGGAGGACGCTGTTTCCAAAGAAGTGACTCAGAAACTCTCTGAAGCTGATAACAGAAAGATGTCTCggaaggagaaagatgaaagaatCTTGTGGAAGAAGAATGAAGTTGCCGATTATGAAGCCACAACATTTTCCATCTTCTATAACAACACTCTGTTCCTGGGTCTGGTCATTGTTGCTTCCTTCTTTATACTGAAGAACTTCAACCCCACAGTGAACTACATTTTGTCCATAAGTGCTTCATCTGGACTCATCGCCCTCCTCTCTACTGGCTCCAAGTAG